The DNA region AGGGTGGTGACGCAGAAGACCGCCCTCATCACCGCTTCTTTGCGTATCGAACTCGATTCCAGCTGGGCGCGTCCTCCGGAAGGGGTATTGATAATCAAGGATATCTCCCCATTTTTGATCAGATCGATGATGTTCGGACGCCCTTCCCCGACCTTTTTCACAACATCCACCGCTATTCCGCTATTGATCAAAACTTTACCTGTGCCTCGAGTGGAAATCAAGTCAAACCCCAAATCTCTGAGTTTCTTGGCCATAAATATAATACTGCGTTTATCCCTGTTTTTCACACTGATAAAAACTTTCCCTTCGACAGGTAATCGGTATTGACCGCTGATTTGTGATTTGGCATAGCTCATTCCAAAATCCCGATCAATACCCATGACTTCGCCGGTTGAGCGCATCTCCGGACCGAGTACCGGGTCGACTCCCGGAAACCGGTTAAAGGGGAAAATAGCCTCTTTTACCGCAAAATGATTGATTTTTATTGCTTCGGTCAAGCCGATTTCCCGAAGCTTCCTCCCGACCATGACCTGGGAGGCCAGCCGGGCAAATGGAATACCAGTGGCTTTACTGATAAAAGGGATGGTGCGGGATGCCCGGGGATTGACTTCCAAAACATAGATTTCATCGTCTTTCACGGCAAACTGGACATTCATCAGGCCAACCACCGAAAGCTCCCTAGCCAATAATTCGGTAAAATGTGCTATGCTCTCCATAATTTCATCACTCAATGAAAACGGCGGGAGAACGCATGCACTGTCTCCGGAATGGACGCCGGCTTCTTCGATGTGCTCCAGGATTCCAGCGATCACTGTCTTTTCTCCATCACTGATCGCGTCAGCATCGACTTCGATCGCATCTTCCAGGAATTTATCGATGAGTACCGGATGAGCGGGAGAAATAGCGACCGCTTCCCGGACATATTCGGCTAATTCACCATCGGCATAGACTACCCGCATCGCTCGTCCCCCCAAAACGTAAGAAGGCCTGACCATGACTGGATATCCAATCTGGCGCGCTATGGAGAGTGCTCCCTCAAAAGAAACCGCCACATCGTTTACCGGCTGTTTCAAGCCGATCTTGCTCACCAGCTTCCTGAAGCGATCCCGATCTTCGGCCATGTCGATGTTCTCCGGTGACGTCCCCAAAATACGGACACCGGCTTTTTGAAGATCGCCGGCCAAATTCAGCGGTGTTTGACCGCCGAGCTGGAGAATAACGCCTTCCGGTTGTTCCCGTTCGATAATATTGAGAACGTCCTCGAAATAAACCGGCTCGAAAAACAGCTTATCGGAGGTGTCATAGTCGGTACTGACCGTTTCCGGGTTGCTATTGACCATAATGGTCTCGTATCCCAGATCCCGCAAGCCCCAAGTCGCGTGTACGCAGCAATAGTCAAACTCAATCCCCTGTCCGATCCGGTTCGGCCCGGCGCCCAGAATCACGACTTTTTTCCGTTCCGAGGGATGGTTTTCACACTCCTGTTCGTAAGTCGAGTAATAATAGGGCGTCTCAGCCGCAAATTCAGCCGCGCAGGTGTCAACCTGTTTGAAAACACATCGAATTCCCATCGATTGACGAAGTTTCCTGATCTCCATTTCATTCATCTTCCACAAACCGGAAAGTTGCCGGTCTGAAAACCCGCACTCTTTGGCCCGCCGCAGGAGATCCGGATCGATACTTTCTCTTACCCGTTGTATAGCCAAAGTTCGTTCCATAGCGACAATTTCTGCAATCTGACCCAGGAACCAGGGATTGATCCGGGTCAGTTTTTCGACCTCGTCCAAACTCATGCCTTCGCGAAAGGCTTCACAAAGATAAAAGATGCGCTCCGGATTTGGTGTCGATAAATGTTCCCGAAGTAGCTCCCGACGATGGGATTCCGGAAACGAGACCCAGTTCTTCACCCCTTCCAGACCGGATATACCAAGTTCCAGTGAGCGCAGTCCTTTTTGGAGAGCTTCCTTGAAGTTTCGGCCGATGGCCATGGTTTCACCGACGCTTTTCATGGATATCCCAAGCCTGGCTTCCGTTTCCGGGAATTTCTCAAAGGTAAAACGCGGGATTTTGACCACGCAGTAATCCAGTGCCGGTTCGAAGCAGGCCGGAGTTTTTTTGGTAATATCATTGGGGATCTCATCCAAAGTATACCCGACAGCCAGCTTGGCGGCGATTTTGGCGATTGGAAAACCAGTTGCCTTGGAGGCCAGCGCAGAGCTTCGCGATACCCGGGGATTCATCTCGATAATGACGATCCGCCCGTCGTCCGGATTGACGGCAAACTGGATGTTGCAGCCCCCGGTATCGACCCCAATCTCTCGAATAGCCTGCAGGGAAAGATCGCGCAGTTTCTGGTATTCCCGCTGGCTTAAGGTTTGGGTCGGGGCCACGGTGATGCTGTCACCGGTATGTATCCCCATGGGATCCAAATTTTCAATCGCACAAATAATCACAACATTATCCCGGCCGTCCCGCATAACTTCCAATTCGAATTCCTTCCAGCCGACGACTGATTCCTCAATCAGAACTTCATTGATCAAACTCGCTTCAAGCGCCCGTTGAGCTAGTTCCTCGAATTCCTCAATATTATAGGCAATAGCGCCCCCGGTTCCTCCCAGCGTAAAACTCGAGCGGATCACCAGGGGAAATCCGATACGACGGGCAACCGAAACGGCTTCCTTCACCGTGTTGGCCCGGTCGCTTAAAGGAACCGGGATTCCAATCCGCTCCATAGCTTCTTTGAAGAGTCCCCGATTTTCAGCCTTGTTTATCGCCTCCGGTGAGGCACCAAGAACTTTGACTTCATGACGACCAAGGATACCTTTCTCGGCCAGTTGTATGGTCAGGTTCAAAGCCGTCTGGCCACCCAGGGTCGGCAGGAGGGAATCAGGGTGTTCCCGTTCGATGATTTTTTCGATAATTTCCGGGACAAGAGGTTCTATGTATGTTCGGTCAGCCATTTCCGGATCAGTCATAATCGTCGCTGGATTGTTGTTAACCAAAACAACCTCATACCCTTCACTTTTTAGGGCCTTGCATCCTTGAGTTCCTGAATAGTCAAATTCACAGGCTTGGCCGATGACGATAGGACCAGAACCGATAACCAGAATTCTTTTGATATCAGTTCTTTTGGGCACGGTAGTCCTCCGCCATTGAGATGAATTGATCAAACACCGCGGTGGTATCGTTGGGGCCGGGTCCGGCTTCCGGATGAAATTGCACCGAAAAAAGTGGAAGAACCCGGTGTCTGAAGCCTTCCAGCGTATTGTCGTTGAGATTGATATGGGTGGCCTCGATATCGCAGGAGGATATAGTCGCCGTATCCACAGCGAACCCATGGTTTTGAGCGGTAATGGAAATTGTTCCGCTCTTTAGCTCTTTCACTGGGTGATTTCCTCCATGATGGCCGAATTTCAATTTATAGGTCTTTGCTCCCAGGGCCTGAGCCATGATTTGGTGGCCAAGACACACCCCAAAGATAGGCAGTTTTCCAAGAACCGCCCGGGTAAAATCAATCACATACGGAAGGGCCGATGGGTCGCCAGGACCATTGGACAGGAGAATCCCGTCCGGCCGGCTGTCGAGGATTTCCGAGGGTTTCGTGTCCGCCGGATATACCAACACGCGACACTCCCGCCGGG from Atribacteraceae bacterium includes:
- the carB gene encoding carbamoyl-phosphate synthase large subunit, encoding MPKRTDIKRILVIGSGPIVIGQACEFDYSGTQGCKALKSEGYEVVLVNNNPATIMTDPEMADRTYIEPLVPEIIEKIIEREHPDSLLPTLGGQTALNLTIQLAEKGILGRHEVKVLGASPEAINKAENRGLFKEAMERIGIPVPLSDRANTVKEAVSVARRIGFPLVIRSSFTLGGTGGAIAYNIEEFEELAQRALEASLINEVLIEESVVGWKEFELEVMRDGRDNVVIICAIENLDPMGIHTGDSITVAPTQTLSQREYQKLRDLSLQAIREIGVDTGGCNIQFAVNPDDGRIVIIEMNPRVSRSSALASKATGFPIAKIAAKLAVGYTLDEIPNDITKKTPACFEPALDYCVVKIPRFTFEKFPETEARLGISMKSVGETMAIGRNFKEALQKGLRSLELGISGLEGVKNWVSFPESHRRELLREHLSTPNPERIFYLCEAFREGMSLDEVEKLTRINPWFLGQIAEIVAMERTLAIQRVRESIDPDLLRRAKECGFSDRQLSGLWKMNEMEIRKLRQSMGIRCVFKQVDTCAAEFAAETPYYYSTYEQECENHPSERKKVVILGAGPNRIGQGIEFDYCCVHATWGLRDLGYETIMVNSNPETVSTDYDTSDKLFFEPVYFEDVLNIIEREQPEGVILQLGGQTPLNLAGDLQKAGVRILGTSPENIDMAEDRDRFRKLVSKIGLKQPVNDVAVSFEGALSIARQIGYPVMVRPSYVLGGRAMRVVYADGELAEYVREAVAISPAHPVLIDKFLEDAIEVDADAISDGEKTVIAGILEHIEEAGVHSGDSACVLPPFSLSDEIMESIAHFTELLARELSVVGLMNVQFAVKDDEIYVLEVNPRASRTIPFISKATGIPFARLASQVMVGRKLREIGLTEAIKINHFAVKEAIFPFNRFPGVDPVLGPEMRSTGEVMGIDRDFGMSYAKSQISGQYRLPVEGKVFISVKNRDKRSIIFMAKKLRDLGFDLISTRGTGKVLINSGIAVDVVKKVGEGRPNIIDLIKNGEISLIINTPSGGRAQLESSSIRKEAVMRAVFCVTTL